TTCAGTATTGACTGAACGTATACCGGTATATTGCAAATTAAATTTATCTGAAGAAACATCATCATTTTCGTCTCGTGTCCCTCCACCAGAATGACAACAATCCAAAATTATAACAATATGTGGGTGATTTTGAGAAACCTCTGCAATTAATTTCGCAATTTCTTTATCAGCTAAATCCCAAATATCATCTGTCCGACTATCCCAACAAACCAAAGTTTCATTCAAATGGTCTGGTTCTAAATTCCAAAATTCCTGTCCAGCGCGTTCTTGAGAACCATGACCGCTGAAGTAAAATAACGCAACATCATTACTTTTCGCCTGACAGAGATGTTCCCGAAAACCGTCAATAATCGCTTGACGAGTCGCTTCATGATTTATGAGTTTCTTGATAAATAATTTATCCTCATTATTCGTTAAGTGTTTTCTTAAAAACTCATCAATCACTGTGATATCGTTAACGCATCCTTTTAAAGGAGGAATTGTATGAGATTGATAATTATTAATTCCAACAGTTAAAGCATAAACACTCCGACTCATTGTTTTATCCCTTATCAGTGTTTGTCAAAGTTGCAAAAAACCAGCATCCTCTACATTTATATGCAATACTTCAAGATTTAGAAGTACAACACTCGATAAACTAACTAAATAATAAATTTTGTGATGACGCTATCTCCTCTGAAACTAATTTTTAAACTAAATTTATCTCCAACATTTCCTTTAAATCTAAGTTGCAACCAGTTACTTGCCTTTGCTTGCTTTTCAAGCTGACGAATAGGGTTATCTTTCTCATCTAGTAATGTCATCTTTATTCCATCTAATAAGAATATTGATTCACTAGCTGGATAAAGACGTAAGATAATTTCAATCTCATCTGGACTTAATCGTGTCTGGCGGAGAATTAAAAGCACTGGTTCAGAAAGATGCATGAGATGAATAATTCTTGCACCACCTACTTCTTCTTTGTCAGTAACATTAACAGGAGAAATATCTTTGGGAACAGCTAATACATTAGGAATATCTTTGGCAATAGCTAATTCATATTCCCATCCACTGTCTAATAATCCTTTAAACCATTTGCTTAGTTTAACTATGCTTTCGTTAAGTTGATTCCTTGCAATTTCAGAAATATCTGGATTAGAAGGATCATAATTTTCAATTTTTTGTAATTTTTGTAGGTAAATTAAAAAATCTTGCAGGGAGCCTAATTTGCTTAAAGCCAATTTTTCGTTAGAAACTGATTCTACAAAACCTACTATTTTTGCTTGTCTATCAAGCTCATCAATTTCTACTACCATATAACCAATACGCTCTGATAAAATTTCTGCTGGAATCTCACAAAAATCTTCTCTTGGAAGTACAGGACGACACTCCAATAAACCTTTATCTTTGATAAATATGCTGGCAGTATTCATTAAAGATAGTACAACACTATCCAAACCATAACTTTTGCTAAATTCTGTTTCAATTTCCATGCACTGACAGAAAAACTCAACTGCCAATAAAGCCAAAGTATTGAGATAAACCTCACGAGTTTTTTGTTCGTTGCGCTGTTGCTGGCTCAATTTATTAGCAATATTAATCATTTCCCGGCTGATAGGTATTGTAAAAGCCAATTGATTAGAATTCATTGCTTTTTCTCCTGATAAGCTCTTCTACATTTAATTCACACATACAATTTAGTCAGATGAATCTGAAGGATAACTGTTCTTCTTTTTTAGATGGACTTCTAAATTGAGATATTTTCTAAAATAAGGAGCAAATTTTTCACAACATCTTCTATAAAATGTGAAAACAGGCCCGTGGGTTTTCCCTAATTTTAATTCTTCAACTATCTCTTTCCACGACTTCCCCTCTTCCCCTCTTTTAAGTAAAATAATTTGAAAGCTA
The Nostoc punctiforme PCC 73102 genome window above contains:
- a CDS encoding DUF1822 family protein, which encodes MNSNQLAFTIPISREMINIANKLSQQQRNEQKTREVYLNTLALLAVEFFCQCMEIETEFSKSYGLDSVVLSLMNTASIFIKDKGLLECRPVLPREDFCEIPAEILSERIGYMVVEIDELDRQAKIVGFVESVSNEKLALSKLGSLQDFLIYLQKLQKIENYDPSNPDISEIARNQLNESIVKLSKWFKGLLDSGWEYELAIAKDIPNVLAVPKDISPVNVTDKEEVGGARIIHLMHLSEPVLLILRQTRLSPDEIEIILRLYPASESIFLLDGIKMTLLDEKDNPIRQLEKQAKASNWLQLRFKGNVGDKFSLKISFRGDSVITKFII